Genomic DNA from Telopea speciosissima isolate NSW1024214 ecotype Mountain lineage chromosome 2, Tspe_v1, whole genome shotgun sequence:
GAGATcttcattatatttttctttcattatatAGTAAATCATCTTCTGCTTCATCCGTGGATGCAATACACCAAATTGATATGTGAACCATGTTAAATTTCTGTGTCATCTTTTCTTgaatctgttttgttttttcgtgtttcttggtttttgtgTTAACATGAACCTATATCAATCAATTATCATCACTGACTATTTATGGACCCTATCAATGTATTCTAAAGTTTTGGTTCGTATGGTTAATTATTTTTGGAATCCTATGATATAGATAACATTGAAGTTACTATACGTATAGCTGGTGTCAGATGTGACCGTCTTCCATTCGGACGTCGTTAATTGCTGAAATTATTCCTTTCACGGCCCAATCACGAAGCTGCCGGCCACTCAAACTGCAACAAAGGATGGACATGGAGCTTTACATTATTGACTCATCTAGCTATACAACAAGCCATGAGATGCCATACATGTAAGGACAAGAATAGGGATAAGTATTAGAAGCTCATAACTAAGGAATCCAAAGAGATCTCTCATACCAACCTTGCAAAACTAAGGTGAGTTCACTAGGTGCTACCATGAAAAGTTTCTCTAGATACATGTGAGTGTTAAAATATAGTAAAAATGATGATGAAAGGTCAAAAAAAGATTGTTCTTCTTGTGAAGCTTGTTATGCACAGTTGACATGCTTTATATGGATAAAAGGTAAAGGTGATGATGCTTTCTTATCCATCTAAGTCATCTCAATTGGAGAATGATTAGGAGAAGAAAAGCACATTAGCTGTTAAGTATGATAattaaggcagtgtttggtatgcattctcggatgataaaataGTATGGTCTGAGAATGTgaaattgacttagaatgcattctaagaatgcataccaaacacagcctaagtttCTTTATTTACATGTTTTAAAATCACTTACAATCTGCATTGAGATATCATCTTTTGCAATGGAAATAAGTTAGTCGTGGCAATAGAGAGGCATCAACACTGAAGCCAAAGTTGATATATTGTTTTATGAGCAATTGGATTCAAGCAAGTTGGAAATGGGCTATCATTTGGCTGTGCCAggaagcccaacccagcccattCTGATCAACTTTAAGCTGCAGGGTTACAAAATTTTGAGAATTTGAAGCCCCATGATCCAGCCTTTGCAATGTTCGGTCCAAGCCCAGCTAATTGTGAACCAAATTCAAAAGTTCATGCGGTTTGTCTAGCCCAGCCCGTGTGGAGATACTATGCAGGACTATTTAGGGGTTCATTTTGGACCAGAATAGTACAGGCTCATTTAGGCCCAGTCTAATTTTCCCACTATGATGCAGTGAATGCGCTCCATGGCTAGGAATAGGAGGGAAGTTTAGTCTCACATCAGTCGGGTAGTGTGCGACAATTTGTCTTATAACCTTGGAAGGGCCTCTCCACCCTGAAGCTCGGGGTTTTGGGTTGGACGTCATTTCACTAGCTTGGCTAACATAGGATTGAACCCCAAGGTTGGGCCGAATTTGACCCGGCCTAATTCTCTCCACATTGATCATTGATAACTTAAGGCATCATAACTGTATATATATTGGCTAGAGCTATAGAGATAGGGATGTACAcggatcggatccggatatcTCCTTATTGGATATGGCTACGGATGCGAATTGTGTAAcccaaaccttcctccccctggCAGATATGATTTGCTCTCAATCTATGTCTCTCAATTGTCTTAGCTATGTTCCTCCTTCTCTAGCTAGAACTTGTCAAGAACCCTCAATATCATTAGAtactaaattttttattattagttgatatttatttggattgaatGGATTTTGTTCCAGATTATTCGAATTTGGATAcccctaaacaaatacggatgcAAATCGGATTCaaattttcgaccatccgtttacatccatATATAAAGACAGTAAGAGACAGAGAgaccttcaaagttcaaactcaaAGTCTGCTATTATATGATTCAAAGTGAAACTCAAACATAGATACAACAATTGCACAAGTGAATCAAGATCCAATGGTCATAACAATcataaatttccaaaaaaaaaaaaattacccatAAAGAAACAAACTAGGAATTGAACCAACTGAAAAACAGATCAAattaaagaaacaaaatcaaacACAAACAAGCTTCAAAGTTCCTTCAAGTATCTGTATCACATTTAATCTTGGAGAAGGACTTGGGAGATGAAAAATGCACATCAACCTGTGAGCAAGTAGCCCATAAGGTGCGTTTGGAGGACTTCCAAGAACCCACCTTAAAATGAATCCTTGCCTTCACCTTAATTGTTAACTCCATCTCTCCAGACATTCTTTCCACATTCAGATCCTTAGCTGCAGAAACCAGCAATGGTGCTGTGTGAGCCACAGGCTTCAATTCAAGAAGAGTAACATTACGATGAGGTTGGAAGAATGGCTCCACTACATCAAACGCAATGGGAGCATCATCATAAAGCAGAGTAACCTGCATTGAATCATAATAAACAGAGACCTTGCGGTTGGGATTGTAAGCTTTCAACATAAAATTGAATGAAGCATTGATGTGGTTATACTTCATGTCATAGCCATGAACTGAACCATCTTCAATGGTGTATTCAAGTCGTTTTGGCCTTATAACTAGCCAAACGATGAGCACTGTAAGACCAATAAGAACGATTAACGCGAGAAGGGAGATGGCAATGCATTTGATCTGTCTCGAACGAGGCGAAGGCGGCGCTGTCGGTGGTCCAGCCATGGTGTTGCCGATTGCTGCAATGTTGGACTCTGAGTGTTACTGAGCAGATATAGCTCTCTCTATCTTTGCTTTataaggaggaggaaagaatGTTTAAAATTGGATACAGAGACACCTTTTTTGGGTCTTAATTTCTTCTATAGAACTCAAACTATATCTGGGTTTTTCAGATTCTTCATTGTTCATACAGTAATTGAATAGGGTTGCCATGCTTTAATTCTTTTGCAACTTGCAACTTGCAACTTCCACACTCTAAAGGGAAAAGTGGTTTCCTTGTGAAGAAGAATTTGGGGTGGGGTGGCAAATTCTTTAACAGCTAATGAATCctgcttttatttcttttttacttttttgtcttttgatctctttaacttttttttctttttaccatttCTTAACTAGATTGGATCCTACCAGATCGACCTGAGTTTACACTTCCATGGTATCAATTGAGGTACAAGCGATCCTCTCTTGCCTCAACCACAAGTCATTCTATTTGTAGGCCCATAAATTTATCACGAACCCTTAAATTTATGTTGTTTCTAGGGTTGCTTTtggtccccccccctccccggCTCCTTTATAAAGGAGTATCACAACAAGGATGGGGCTCCTCTATGGCGGCAGGGCATGTAGCGCACATCCGATGGCTGGGAGCACCTTGGGCTGTGTGCCCATGTGTTGGGCTGTATGCTCGGGTACTCTTAGCCATTAGATGTGCAATGCACGTCCTGCCGCACCACAAAGGATCTGGGTCCAATAGAACAACTAACTAGAGAATCACATTTACGTAAGGAATAGTCAGGGTTCATAAAAAGGGGATCAGGGATCAAATCGTTCAGTGCCAATTCCGATCCAAATCAGTTAGAATCAGTATCAACTGGAAACAGAATAAAATTGGCAGGGATTGGATGGAATCGGTTGGAATAGTCACGGCTGATTCACAGATCCGATgcccaatttttaaaaccagttAGACAcgtggattaaaatcctctacagtgcgGCTCTGAGaactcgacacgtggaagaagcttcacaTTCAACAGTACGAGCTCGATGCaagacagtttttttttgttttctttgctcTCAAGCTCGGCACTATTGGATGTCACATCTTCCACTTGACGAGCTCCCAGGTCCGCACTGCAGTACACCGCCAAATTAGGGTACTGTAGAGGATTATTTTTCCTAAAAGATTGCACCCAAACTCTGATTTTTCCCCCATCCCTAAATATGGGCATGCATCTTGGAAAAATGTATGTTCCAAGGAATTCTTTAGGCTCTAGGGAAACAATTTAAAAAGTGCGAGCTCCACCCTACCTTATCTTCCTTTCAAAATTTCGTCAAAATAGGTGGGGTTTTGTGGGGGGATTGACATAAATAGATTGTCATGTAGGTAGATAAAAATTCGTGATTTACGCATGCTTTTCTGTTAAGTTTCCCATCCTATGCAATCAAACAAGTGCATTTTTGGTATTCTATGGGAAAACCATATAATTCTCCCACCATTATTTCACCATCCAACTATATTCCGAAAAACAAGCTAGGCCTTAATGAGTTTCAATTCTTCCAAACAATAgggaatagaagaaaaaaaaatggtttcttttttcttcttatttattttttttttttttgggcaagagatcgctgcttgGTTGTGTAGCCCTTGTACCAGCgcggggccaatgag
This window encodes:
- the LOC122650444 gene encoding uncharacterized protein At1g08160, which translates into the protein MAGPPTAPPSPRSRQIKCIAISLLALIVLIGLTVLIVWLVIRPKRLEYTIEDGSVHGYDMKYNHINASFNFMLKAYNPNRKVSVYYDSMQVTLLYDDAPIAFDVVEPFFQPHRNVTLLELKPVAHTAPLLVSAAKDLNVERMSGEMELTIKVKARIHFKVGSWKSSKRTLWATCSQVDVHFSSPKSFSKIKCDTDT